In Hippoglossus stenolepis isolate QCI-W04-F060 chromosome 13, HSTE1.2, whole genome shotgun sequence, a single genomic region encodes these proteins:
- the mid1ip1a gene encoding mid1-interacting protein 1A: MMMQLHTDTHNQKNSLFTAMNRFLGAVNNMDQTVMVPSLLRDVPLDEDRELSSMKSDMDEGDMYSYYQLLKSIRTDMEWGVRCATAEERRQETMKISRMNSTTSTYSSASSSSSSSSSYEEDEEDEDEDLEKQFQYHLTGLQGVLSKLTQQADSLTKRYKKEIGIGGWGQ, from the coding sequence ATGATGAtgcagctacacacagacacacacaaccaaaagaACTCCCTCTTCACCGCCATGAACCGCTTCCTCGGCGCCGTGAACAACATGGACCAGACCGTCATGGTACCCAGTCTGCTGCGGGACGTCCCGCTGGACGAGGACCGGGAGCTGAGCTCCATGAAGTCGGACATGGACGAGGGGGACATGTACAGCTACTACCAGCTGCTCAAGTCCATCCGCACGGACATGGAGTGGGGCGTGCGGTGCGCCACGGCCGAGGAGAGGCGACAGGAGACCATGAAGATCAGCCGCATGAACTCCACGACGTCCACCtactcctccgcctcctcctcatcctcatcctcgtcGTCGTAcgaggaggacgaagaggacgaggacgaggatcTGGAGAAGCAGTTCCAGTACCACCTCACCGGGCTGCAGGGTGTCCTCTCCAAGCTCACGCAGCAGGCCGACTCCCTCACCAAGCGCTACAAGAAGGAGATTGGTATCGGAGGATGGGGCCAGTAA